The Planctomycetota bacterium genome contains the following window.
GCGGGCCGGTTCGGTCGTACGTCACGGAGCGGGGCGAGACACCCAGCCGCTGAGCGAGCAGATCTCCGGTCTCAGCGTCCCACACCGCTACGTGACCATCCGTGCCGAGAGCAGCCACGAAGCGCCCGTCGTCGGAGAACACGCCGAACTTCGGGGCAGCCTGCAAGAACGCGACCGTCCTCTGCAGCCGAACCTCCGGCTCCAGAACGCGAACACCGCAGCCGCCGGCGAAGCCGCACAGGACCACCAGCCCGACGACAAGGACCCGCCGCATTCCGAAGAATACGACAGACCGACCGCCGCCGTAGGGTGTAGATTCAGCCCGGCCTGAACGACAACCATGCCCGCCGATCACGATCTCATTTCGAAAGCCCTGGCCGATCCGCAGCGGTTTGCGATCTTCGAGTTCGTCTGCACCGAGGCCGAAGGGGAAGCGGAAGTCGGCTGCAAGGCGATCGTTGCACGCTTTCCGGTGAGCCAGGCGACCATCAGTCACCACCTCAAGGAACTCGTCGCGGCCGGTCTGATCGAGGGGCGGAAGGAAGGGCAGTGCCTGATGCTCAAGCCGAAGCGGCAGCAGCTCGACGCGTACGTGGGACGCTTACAGAAGCTCGTGCAGGCCTGATCGACGCCGAATCCGGCGGTGTTGGTTGACGTGGACGTGGACCGGTCTTTAGATGCTCATCGAAGTACGGATCCTCTCCCTCTCACCCGCACGACCATGTCCAACCCCTTTCAGCATCTCGATCTCTCTGGCAAGAACGTCCTCATCACCGGCGGCAGCCGGGGCATTGGGGCAGCGTCTGCCGAGCTTCTCACGCAGCGCGGCGCCAAGGTCGCCGTGACATACGGCAAGAGCGCCGACGAGGCGAACAAGCTGGCCGAGAAGATCGGCGGCTTCGCGATTCAGGCCGACGCCGCCGATGCCGACGCGGCCGCCAGCAGCGTCGAGCAGGCCGTCGCCAAGCTCGGCGGAAAGCTCGACATTCTCATCAACAACGCCGGCGTCTTCATGATGGGCCCGGTCGGCGAGTTCGGCCGCGAAGACTTCGATCGCCAGCTCGACGTCAACGTTCGCGGCGTCTGGTTTACGACCAGCGCTGCCATCCCGCACCTCAACGACAATGGCCGGATCATCAACATCGGCTCCGTCGTCGGCGAGCGGATTCCGTTCCCGGGTGCCTCGGCCTACGGCATGACCAAGCACGCTGTTGCTGGGTTCACCAAGGGCTGGGCCCGCGACCTTGCCGGGCGTGGCATCACGACCAACGTCGTCGAGCCGGGTCCGATCGACACCGAGATGAACCCCGCCGACGGCCCGATGGCGGGCGACATGAAGGCCGGCGTGCCACTGAACCGCTACGGCACCGCACACGAGGTTGCCGAGCTGGTCGCCTTCCTTGCTTCACCCGCGGCCGCGTACATCAGCGGCGCTCACATCACGATCGACGGCGGCATGATCGCATAGCGTCGTCGCATGAAGATCGGCTTCGTCGGCTACGGCTCCATGAGCAAGGCACTGGCCCCGCGGTTCAGGACCGCGGGGCATTCTGTGTTTCTGGGC
Protein-coding sequences here:
- a CDS encoding metalloregulator ArsR/SmtB family transcription factor produces the protein MPADHDLISKALADPQRFAIFEFVCTEAEGEAEVGCKAIVARFPVSQATISHHLKELVAAGLIEGRKEGQCLMLKPKRQQLDAYVGRLQKLVQA
- a CDS encoding SDR family oxidoreductase produces the protein MSNPFQHLDLSGKNVLITGGSRGIGAASAELLTQRGAKVAVTYGKSADEANKLAEKIGGFAIQADAADADAAASSVEQAVAKLGGKLDILINNAGVFMMGPVGEFGREDFDRQLDVNVRGVWFTTSAAIPHLNDNGRIINIGSVVGERIPFPGASAYGMTKHAVAGFTKGWARDLAGRGITTNVVEPGPIDTEMNPADGPMAGDMKAGVPLNRYGTAHEVAELVAFLASPAAAYISGAHITIDGGMIA